The Polyangium mundeleinium genome contains the following window.
CGGTCCGCGTGACGACACGCGCGAGATCGTCCTCCATCTTGTCGACGCCGTCGTGCAGGCGATCGCCGTAGGTGCTCTCCGTGATGAGGACGTCGGCGCCCTCGGGGACCTCGGGATCACGCAGGATGGGCCGCCCGGCGCGGCCGAGATCCCCGGTGAAGACGAGGCGCCGCTTCTTCCCGCGCTCCTCGAGGTCGAGCACCGTGATCGCGCTGCCGAGCACGTGCCCGGCGTCGAAGAAGGTCAGGCGCACGCCGTCGGCGATGGGGATCGAGCGGTGGTAAGGGACCGAGACGAACCGCGAGATCGCGTCGAGCACGTCCTCCTCGCCGTAGATCGGCTCGACGAGCTCGTCCTCGCTGCCCTCGCGCACGGATTGCTTGTTCAGATACCTCGCGTCGGCCTGCTGGATCGCCGCTGCGTCGCGGAGCATGAGCGCCGCGAGATCACGCGTCGCCGGCGTCGCGTAGACGAGGCCGTCGAAGCCGTTTTTCGCGAGCATGGGCAGCGCGCCCGAGTGATCGATGTGCGCGTGGGAGAGCACCACGGCCGAGACCTCGCGCGCGGGCACGCGCAGGCGGCGGTTGTACTCGAAGGACTCGCGCCGCCGCCCCTGGAACAGGCCGCAATCGAGCAGCACGGTGGCGTGCTCCGTGCGGACGACGTGCATCGATCCGGTGACGGTCTGCGCCGCGCCGACGAACTGGATGTCCACGCGAAACCTCTACAGCGTGTG
Protein-coding sequences here:
- a CDS encoding MBL fold metallo-hydrolase, with product MDIQFVGAAQTVTGSMHVVRTEHATVLLDCGLFQGRRRESFEYNRRLRVPAREVSAVVLSHAHIDHSGALPMLAKNGFDGLVYATPATRDLAALMLRDAAAIQQADARYLNKQSVREGSEDELVEPIYGEEDVLDAISRFVSVPYHRSIPIADGVRLTFFDAGHVLGSAITVLDLEERGKKRRLVFTGDLGRAGRPILRDPEVPEGADVLITESTYGDRLHDGVDKMEDDLARVVTRTVARGGKVFIPSFALERAQEVIFALKKLRKAGQIPRVPVYVDSPLTVRITDVFKLHPECYDAEARALLRGTDTPFDFEDLEYIEDKERSKELGGEGSAIVISASGMCEAGRILHHLKNGVEDPRNTVLIVGYQAQHTLGRRLVERRARVRIFGVERERRADVVVLNGFSAHADQRDLVAYADACRARGPAGTIALVHGEPQPQRVLADKMRERGHNSIVIPAPNDKLEIG